A region from the Phycisphaerales bacterium genome encodes:
- a CDS encoding type II secretion system F family protein: protein MTTFAYKTLASREMQTIDAPDRASALRLLARMGVTPASIASVNEAQSIAVAASGDPTHRREEAAALRRAHSMSGANLAALVREIATALSAGLPLTTALRACAGRNTTSRRAVIIRALVSQIEQGRSFADAMEQFGRPFTELLVNLVRSGEASGKLPETMEQCADLLDRDVKLKRSIAGATLYPAILLVLIVIAIAIVVLFIVPTLLKKTGLSVAQLPLPTRILNDIAMFVKVYWPYLVLALGAGFFVLKATLAKPDVRLKVDRFLLQVPLLGPVLRDVAVARFTRTLATQVGSGLGVLTALRITKGTLGNKAMESVIEQVSDDVAGGKTIAEPMEKSGYFPEMLVQIVSLGEKSGRLDELLKQAAKSFDDRVEVSLKVFTAALPPILVVMGALGVGFVVLSILLALLEAQNATGIR from the coding sequence GTGACGACGTTCGCGTACAAGACGCTCGCCTCGCGCGAGATGCAGACGATCGACGCCCCCGATCGGGCCTCGGCCTTGCGTCTGCTCGCTCGCATGGGCGTCACCCCGGCCTCGATCGCGTCGGTGAACGAGGCCCAATCGATCGCGGTCGCCGCGTCGGGAGATCCCACCCACCGGCGTGAAGAGGCCGCCGCGTTGCGCCGCGCCCACAGCATGTCCGGCGCCAATCTCGCCGCGCTCGTCCGTGAGATCGCGACGGCCCTCTCTGCGGGGCTTCCGCTCACGACGGCTCTTCGCGCGTGCGCCGGAAGGAACACGACCTCGCGACGGGCCGTCATCATCCGCGCCCTTGTCTCCCAGATTGAGCAGGGGCGCAGTTTCGCCGACGCGATGGAGCAGTTCGGGCGTCCGTTCACGGAACTCCTCGTGAACCTCGTCCGTTCCGGCGAGGCCTCGGGCAAACTCCCCGAGACGATGGAGCAGTGCGCCGACCTTCTCGATCGCGACGTGAAACTCAAGCGGTCGATCGCCGGCGCCACGCTCTATCCCGCGATTCTCCTCGTGCTCATCGTGATCGCGATCGCGATCGTCGTGCTCTTCATCGTGCCGACGCTCCTGAAGAAGACGGGCCTGAGCGTCGCGCAACTTCCCCTGCCCACAAGAATCCTCAACGACATCGCGATGTTCGTGAAGGTCTATTGGCCATATCTCGTCCTCGCGCTCGGCGCCGGTTTCTTCGTCCTCAAGGCCACGCTCGCCAAGCCCGACGTTCGACTGAAGGTCGATCGCTTCCTCCTGCAAGTCCCGCTCCTGGGGCCGGTGTTGCGCGATGTCGCCGTGGCCCGGTTCACGCGCACGCTCGCGACCCAGGTCGGTTCCGGGCTTGGGGTGCTGACCGCCCTTCGCATCACCAAGGGCACGCTGGGCAACAAGGCGATGGAGTCCGTCATCGAGCAGGTCTCCGACGACGTCGCCGGCGGCAAGACCATCGCCGAACCGATGGAGAAGTCGGGCTACTTCCCCGAGATGCTCGTGCAGATCGTTTCGCTCGGCGAGAAGTCTGGGCGTCTCGATGAACTGCTCAAGCAGGCCGCCAAGTCCTTCGACGATCGCGTCGAGGTCAGTCTCAAGGTCTTTACCGCCGCCCTCCCGCCCATCCTCGTGGTGATGGGCGCCTTGGGCGTCGGGTTTGTCGTGCTCTCCATCCTCCTCGCGCTCCTCGAGGCCCAGAACGCCACGGGAATCCGCTAG
- a CDS encoding type II secretion system protein GspG, whose protein sequence is MRHTRRHFRRSAFTIIEVLVIVAIIGIIATVIVSRLGTTLGQSKRKIAQTNATALASAIKRFTIDCRSLEPGDTLDILLEAPGGDTAKGWQGPYIDNADVLLDPWGRQFVLIVPGNFNTDFDVVSYGSDGVEGGEGEAADVIHGKRD, encoded by the coding sequence ATGCGCCATACACGTCGTCACTTCCGCCGAAGCGCCTTCACGATCATCGAGGTCCTCGTGATCGTCGCGATCATCGGGATCATCGCAACGGTCATCGTCAGTCGCCTCGGCACCACACTGGGCCAATCCAAACGAAAGATTGCGCAGACCAATGCAACCGCTCTCGCCAGCGCGATCAAACGATTCACCATCGATTGCCGCAGCCTCGAGCCGGGCGACACCCTCGACATCCTCCTCGAAGCACCCGGCGGCGACACGGCCAAGGGATGGCAAGGTCCCTACATCGATAACGCCGACGTCCTGCTGGACCCCTGGGGGCGACAGTTCGTCCTCATCGTCCCTGGCAACTTCAACACCGACTTCGACGTTGTCTCCTATGGCTCCGACGGCGTCGAGGGCGGCGAGGGCGAGGCCGCCGACGTCATCCATGGCAAGCGAGACTGA
- a CDS encoding type II secretion system protein: MRRGFTIIEVLVVVVLIGLMAAVVVPRLTGTRADLVSEAQSVANLLESAALRDQVSSQSLAISFTNDTFSVLSLAAPDPKSNDLSSHQWQDDRLASPVHLERLMLKVARADGVPLDERTFRVEFSPTSIRPELILTLVNPSNSDNDAWTLTLAPSGTTVVVTEGLEPPDHTTVIDLDAQGSANTPF; encoded by the coding sequence ATGCGTCGCGGCTTCACCATCATCGAGGTTCTCGTCGTCGTCGTCCTCATCGGGCTGATGGCGGCCGTGGTCGTACCTCGCCTCACGGGCACACGCGCCGATCTTGTTTCGGAGGCCCAGAGCGTCGCCAATCTGCTTGAATCCGCCGCCCTTCGCGACCAGGTCAGCAGCCAGAGCCTCGCGATCTCCTTCACCAACGATACGTTCTCTGTCCTCTCGCTTGCCGCGCCCGATCCCAAGTCCAACGACCTCTCCTCGCATCAGTGGCAGGACGACCGTCTCGCCTCGCCGGTCCACCTCGAACGCCTCATGTTGAAAGTTGCCCGGGCCGATGGCGTTCCTCTCGACGAACGCACGTTCCGCGTCGAGTTCTCTCCCACGAGCATCCGCCCGGAACTGATCCTCACCCTCGTGAACCCTTCGAACTCCGACAACGACGCCTGGACACTCACGCTCGCGCCCTCGGGCACCACCGTTGTGGTGACCGAGGGGCTCGAGCCGCCCGACCACACCACCGTTATCGACCTCGACGCCCAGGGTTCCGCGAACACGCCGTTCTGA
- a CDS encoding type II secretion system protein — MHLTPRHLPITHTRRGVLLIDTLVAVVIMGVALAVLIGIASSALRAQQQGERLQIVAMLLDEKLAMVVAVGPDTFAREFDEAGLCDAPFQDYRYTIDVSSTTDGDPYSVVATILWNESGRERSESMEALIAPRLGDDPDPDRRPQESVERTSENAP, encoded by the coding sequence ATGCACCTCACGCCGCGACATCTCCCGATCACGCACACACGCCGCGGCGTGCTCCTGATCGACACGCTCGTCGCTGTGGTCATCATGGGTGTCGCCCTTGCCGTGCTCATCGGGATCGCGTCTTCTGCCCTTCGCGCCCAGCAGCAGGGTGAACGCCTCCAGATCGTTGCGATGCTGTTGGACGAGAAACTCGCCATGGTCGTCGCCGTCGGTCCTGACACGTTCGCCCGCGAGTTCGACGAGGCCGGCTTGTGCGACGCCCCTTTCCAGGACTACCGCTACACGATCGACGTCTCCTCGACCACCGATGGCGATCCTTACTCCGTCGTCGCCACCATTTTGTGGAACGAGTCAGGCCGTGAGCGATCCGAGTCCATGGAGGCCCTGATCGCGCCGCGACTGGGCGATGATCCAGACCCCGATCGGCGCCCGCAGGAATCCGTCGAACGCACCTCGGAGAACGCGCCATGA
- a CDS encoding prepilin-type N-terminal cleavage/methylation domain-containing protein gives MKCTRVHHRPAFTLVEVLVALVLCSLVAGGAATALSALARSRATSRSHREAFASAQAGVTRIARDLQCLCRDADLLQTHLTITDGGADIEALDGGSGADSILVRSRSIRPLRDPYTAPDGGEQIVEYRVGGDSLDNPFPTLWRRAEMALGSKADIGGLAWRVAPGIETLAIDAFDGSEWFPEWDTDHDGMPHAVRISMTTRSSDGLASATYRAVVPVDRVPIPFTPEAETTDETDSGNPTTPSPNATTGTGGTGNDSGGSGGGGGFIRETPTTGGGGGGGGGGPTTGGGGGRGTGGGNTGGGNGAGAGGPRGGSTPPGGGGGDRP, from the coding sequence ATGAAATGCACGCGCGTTCACCATCGCCCCGCGTTTACGCTCGTGGAAGTGCTCGTTGCCCTCGTTCTCTGCTCGCTCGTCGCCGGCGGTGCGGCCACCGCGCTGAGCGCCCTCGCCCGATCCCGTGCGACCTCACGCTCGCATCGTGAGGCGTTCGCCTCCGCCCAGGCCGGCGTCACGCGGATCGCCCGCGATCTGCAATGTCTTTGCCGCGATGCGGATCTCCTCCAGACTCACCTCACCATCACCGATGGCGGCGCCGACATCGAGGCCCTCGATGGTGGCTCGGGCGCCGATTCCATCCTCGTCCGTTCACGCTCTATCCGACCTCTCCGTGATCCCTACACCGCGCCCGACGGCGGCGAGCAGATCGTCGAGTATCGCGTCGGCGGCGATTCCCTCGACAATCCGTTCCCCACGCTCTGGCGCCGCGCCGAGATGGCGCTGGGTTCCAAGGCCGACATCGGAGGCCTCGCCTGGCGCGTCGCGCCCGGCATCGAGACGCTCGCCATCGATGCCTTCGACGGCTCCGAGTGGTTCCCCGAGTGGGACACCGACCACGACGGCATGCCCCACGCTGTTCGTATCTCCATGACCACGCGCTCCAGCGATGGACTCGCCTCCGCGACCTATCGAGCCGTCGTGCCCGTCGATCGCGTGCCCATTCCGTTCACGCCCGAAGCCGAGACCACTGACGAGACCGACTCCGGCAACCCAACGACGCCATCTCCAAACGCCACCACTGGCACCGGAGGCACTGGGAATGACTCCGGTGGCTCTGGCGGTGGAGGCGGATTCATACGTGAAACTCCCACGACCGGCGGCGGCGGTGGTGGAGGAGGTGGAGGTCCAACAACCGGCGGCGGCGGCGGCCGAGGCACCGGCGGCGGGAACACCGGTGGAGGAAACGGCGCAGGCGCGGGTGGACCACGCGGCGGCAGCACACCACCGGGCGGTGGGGGAGGTGACCGCCCATGA
- a CDS encoding general secretion pathway protein GspK, whose translation MIPAITRRSVLIPRTRRAFALLLVLWTFMLSVVVVGSIQATAYAQAVGGREALARTRAYWAARSGVEATLARVENATLDSDQSNAFRVFDDAAQVAEGAIDRAVYTVVHSTPTGEVLGPADAHAKLNINRLTPEQLLNIEPLMSEDIVASIVDWIDEDDESLALGAEFSYYNSQTTPYQPRNAFFRSIQELELVAGVAVDEVRGEDWNLNSLLDPNEDDDDASLPWDNRDGTLDLGWAGVLTAASVESHFTSTGEEYVDLKTAATADLTKLIGVEDDQAQIIIDHASESGATMADYIRTTLPQLQSQSGTGGDTNSFGFNSAPQVAPLTDEQLTKLLDTCSIGVIPAGVIPGRLNINTCERETLEMLPDIPPELVDEIIAERDTRPDGFASIVELAEVQGMSRTRLAQIYDLLTVRSNVIEATVRGRDVTTGIEVEIVVTIDRSSVPAVIKEFRVQ comes from the coding sequence ATGATTCCCGCAATCACACGCCGCTCGGTCCTCATTCCACGCACGCGCCGCGCGTTCGCGCTCCTGCTCGTCCTCTGGACGTTCATGCTCTCGGTGGTTGTCGTCGGCTCCATCCAGGCGACGGCCTATGCGCAGGCCGTCGGCGGGCGTGAGGCCCTTGCGCGCACGCGTGCCTACTGGGCCGCCCGCAGCGGCGTCGAGGCTACGCTCGCCCGCGTCGAGAATGCCACGCTCGACTCCGATCAGTCCAACGCCTTCCGCGTCTTCGATGATGCCGCCCAGGTCGCCGAGGGGGCGATCGACCGCGCTGTTTACACTGTCGTCCACTCCACACCCACCGGCGAGGTCCTCGGCCCCGCCGACGCCCACGCCAAACTCAACATCAATCGCCTCACGCCAGAGCAACTGCTCAATATCGAGCCGCTCATGTCCGAGGACATTGTCGCGAGCATCGTGGACTGGATCGACGAGGACGATGAGTCCCTCGCCCTGGGCGCCGAGTTCTCGTACTACAACTCGCAGACCACGCCGTATCAGCCGCGGAACGCGTTCTTCCGCTCGATCCAGGAACTCGAGCTCGTCGCCGGAGTTGCGGTCGATGAGGTCCGCGGCGAGGACTGGAACCTCAACTCGCTCCTCGACCCCAACGAGGACGATGACGACGCCAGCCTTCCCTGGGACAACCGAGACGGCACGCTCGACCTGGGCTGGGCCGGCGTGTTGACCGCCGCCAGCGTCGAGAGCCACTTCACGTCCACCGGCGAGGAGTATGTCGATCTCAAGACTGCCGCGACCGCCGACCTCACCAAACTCATCGGCGTCGAGGACGATCAGGCGCAGATCATCATCGACCACGCGAGCGAGAGCGGCGCCACGATGGCCGACTACATCCGCACCACGCTCCCCCAACTCCAGTCCCAATCCGGCACCGGCGGCGACACCAACTCCTTCGGGTTCAACTCTGCGCCCCAGGTCGCTCCCCTCACCGACGAGCAACTCACCAAACTCCTCGATACCTGCTCCATCGGCGTCATTCCCGCGGGTGTCATTCCCGGGCGACTCAACATCAATACCTGCGAGCGTGAGACCCTCGAGATGCTCCCGGACATCCCGCCGGAACTCGTCGACGAGATCATCGCCGAGCGGGACACCCGCCCCGATGGGTTCGCCTCGATCGTCGAACTCGCCGAGGTCCAGGGAATGTCCCGCACCCGCCTCGCCCAGATCTACGATCTGCTCACCGTCCGATCGAACGTGATCGAGGCCACCGTCCGCGGGCGCGACGTCACCACCGGCATCGAAGTTGAAATCGTCGTGACGATCGATCGTTCATCCGTCCCGGCCGTCATCAAGGAGTTCCGAGTTCAATGA
- a CDS encoding PilN domain-containing protein: MTATVEPKPNALRAAPASRAKGPVRVVAAIHVQGDTVVALIVKRNGKPEILDSQELPKAQLSAWLAKAARQHEFKDIIEIAPGGSTIARSVPIPQASDAETLSALELQAETLLPESLPSHRRAVGMLNPTSTDARTGLLTALVADHPHGSWSPPKGTRATFIAPISALAALRLEAQAAGLTDPSDDLYAFADPADGSIALIHKNGKGLVARSLVEDTSTTDAWADAVRRATQLVTNVTKSAPSLVTPEGAPASFAESIAGARANDMWLRKNALALGGALAALSTVPTVRSFAALHDKAPKIEEPLLLRASTSLSSTRTAVIAVLSAVALAIAIPWLTALARSALMQSKSESLKVQQARREELNKRSSIYQELSRTRWPMTKILAEISASTPVGVTITNLTIVPGQPIQLQGQADNPDLVAALVTNLNNSKHFFAQTKRTESRTGETTTFDIAATVAQPHASFSLPTAPEGEPPVDFDFSKTPLAERLYPGQNASNTAVEPKADKPTRTSRSSFGGSSGASTPGANRSTGSSSLPKEAPAPIVDADIAALDQSGTMKEFSTRSAFLTANKKDLDSATKQRLESEVSKLKDRLRALKGGG, from the coding sequence ATGACCGCGACGGTGGAACCCAAACCCAACGCCCTCCGAGCCGCGCCCGCGTCCCGCGCCAAAGGCCCCGTGCGCGTGGTCGCGGCGATACACGTCCAGGGCGATACGGTCGTCGCCCTCATCGTCAAGCGCAACGGCAAGCCCGAGATCCTCGATTCCCAGGAACTCCCCAAGGCCCAACTCTCCGCGTGGCTCGCCAAGGCCGCCCGCCAGCACGAGTTCAAGGACATCATCGAGATCGCGCCCGGCGGCAGCACCATCGCTCGGTCCGTCCCGATTCCCCAGGCGAGCGATGCCGAGACACTTTCCGCCCTGGAACTCCAGGCCGAGACGCTCCTTCCCGAGTCGCTGCCCTCGCATCGCCGGGCCGTCGGCATGCTCAACCCAACATCGACTGACGCCCGCACCGGCCTCTTGACCGCCCTCGTTGCCGATCACCCGCACGGTTCATGGTCGCCTCCCAAGGGCACACGGGCAACATTCATCGCCCCGATCTCCGCCCTTGCCGCGCTCCGTCTCGAGGCCCAGGCCGCTGGCCTTACAGACCCATCCGACGACCTGTATGCCTTCGCCGATCCCGCCGATGGCAGCATCGCCCTCATCCACAAGAACGGCAAGGGCCTCGTCGCGCGGTCTCTCGTCGAGGACACCTCGACCACCGACGCCTGGGCCGACGCCGTACGTCGCGCGACCCAACTCGTCACCAACGTCACCAAGTCTGCTCCCTCGCTCGTGACACCCGAGGGCGCGCCCGCGTCGTTCGCTGAGTCCATCGCCGGCGCCCGCGCCAACGACATGTGGCTGCGCAAGAATGCCCTCGCGCTCGGCGGGGCGCTTGCGGCACTCTCGACCGTTCCCACGGTTCGCTCCTTCGCGGCCCTCCACGACAAGGCGCCGAAGATCGAGGAGCCACTGCTTCTCCGCGCGTCGACCTCGCTCTCTTCCACGAGAACTGCCGTCATTGCGGTCCTTTCCGCCGTCGCCCTTGCGATCGCGATTCCGTGGCTCACGGCGCTCGCACGGTCGGCCCTTATGCAGAGTAAGTCCGAGTCGCTCAAGGTCCAGCAGGCGCGGCGTGAGGAACTCAACAAGCGATCCAGCATCTACCAGGAACTCTCACGCACGCGCTGGCCCATGACCAAGATCCTCGCCGAGATCTCCGCGTCCACGCCCGTCGGCGTCACGATCACGAATCTCACCATCGTCCCGGGCCAGCCCATCCAACTCCAGGGCCAGGCCGACAACCCGGACCTCGTCGCCGCCCTCGTCACCAATCTCAACAACTCCAAGCACTTCTTCGCCCAGACCAAGCGCACGGAATCCCGCACCGGCGAGACGACCACCTTCGACATCGCGGCCACCGTCGCTCAGCCACACGCCTCGTTCTCGCTCCCGACCGCGCCCGAGGGCGAGCCTCCCGTTGATTTCGATTTCTCCAAGACGCCCCTTGCCGAGCGTCTCTATCCGGGCCAGAACGCCTCGAATACCGCCGTGGAGCCCAAGGCCGACAAGCCCACGCGAACTTCCCGCTCCTCATTCGGCGGCTCCAGCGGCGCATCCACGCCCGGCGCCAATCGCTCGACGGGCTCGAGTTCGCTCCCCAAGGAAGCCCCCGCTCCGATCGTCGATGCCGATATTGCCGCACTTGATCAATCGGGAACCATGAAAGAGTTCTCCACACGCTCCGCGTTCCTGACCGCCAACAAGAAGGACCTCGACAGCGCGACCAAACAGCGACTCGAGAGCGAGGTCTCCAAACTCAAGGACCGCCTCCGGGCCCTGAAAGGCGGTGGCTAA
- a CDS encoding SDR family oxidoreductase, which yields MAHNPVDLSLANKTAVVCGSTSGIGRACANTLAALGARILLISRDQSKLDAVKAELPTSHAQSHATLAADFSKPAELDALLAERVSKGLAVHILINNTGGPPAGQAIDAAPDAFRAAFEAHLICNHILATRLVPAMKAAKYGRIINIISTSVKAPIPGLGVSNTIRGAVASWAKTLASELGPFNITVNNVLPGFTATERLTSLVEGRAKKASKTNAEIEADLKATIPLARFAEPAETAAAVAFLASPAAGYISGINLPVDGGRLPTL from the coding sequence ATGGCACACAACCCAGTCGATCTCTCCCTCGCCAACAAAACCGCCGTCGTCTGCGGCTCAACCTCCGGCATAGGCCGAGCCTGCGCCAACACCCTCGCCGCCCTCGGCGCTCGCATTCTCCTCATCTCACGTGACCAATCCAAACTCGACGCCGTCAAGGCCGAGTTGCCGACCTCCCACGCGCAATCTCACGCCACCCTCGCCGCCGACTTCAGCAAGCCCGCCGAACTCGACGCCCTCCTCGCCGAACGCGTCTCCAAAGGCCTCGCTGTTCACATCCTCATCAACAACACAGGCGGCCCCCCCGCAGGCCAGGCGATCGACGCCGCACCCGACGCCTTCCGTGCCGCCTTCGAGGCCCACCTCATCTGCAACCACATCCTCGCGACACGCCTCGTCCCGGCCATGAAGGCCGCGAAGTATGGCCGGATCATCAACATCATCTCGACCAGCGTGAAAGCCCCCATCCCGGGCCTGGGCGTCTCCAACACCATCCGCGGCGCCGTCGCCAGTTGGGCCAAGACTCTCGCCAGCGAACTCGGCCCCTTCAACATCACCGTCAACAACGTCCTCCCTGGATTCACGGCCACCGAGCGACTCACCTCCCTCGTCGAAGGCCGAGCCAAGAAGGCCAGCAAGACCAACGCCGAGATCGAGGCCGACCTGAAAGCCACGATCCCCCTCGCCCGTTTCGCCGAGCCAGCCGAGACCGCCGCCGCCGTCGCGTTCCTCGCCAGTCCCGCCGCGGGCTACATCTCCGGCATCAACCTCCCTGTCGACGGCGGCCGCTTGCCGACGCTCTGA
- the hutH gene encoding histidine ammonia-lyase, which yields MPPTTQPPVRLDSSALAIDDVLSVARHNRAVELTPDAQGRVRESRHALEECLSDGQPHYGINTGFGSLARQRIGDADLATLQRNLIVSHAAGIMEPFPDDVVRATMLLLAASLARGRSGVRVELVTQIVEMLNRGVTPIVPSVGSVGASGDLAPLAHIAQVALGEGRARVAGVELSGDEALARVGLSPIVLAAKEGLALINGTHLMAARTALLLADLDNVLDAALIATAMSIDAARATDAFLDPRLHEARNQQGQQRVASVLAALLKGSTIITSHRENDTRVQDPYSFRCAPQVVGAALDAITHARVIVERELGAVTDNPLVFDKDSILSGGNFHGMPMAIQLDCLAIALAHIAGIAERRLFWILSAFDKDAGLPPYLAPAGRAGVCSGLMIAQYTAAACVNELVGLANPASVANIPTGAEIEDYNSFGPRSAAKATRALDLVRHVVAIELMTGAEAIERHAPHTTSDALRRAIGVVRTHVDPWADDRSPAPDMSRLASAISRGEFAALQLTPSPL from the coding sequence ATGCCGCCAACGACCCAGCCGCCTGTTCGTCTCGATTCCTCGGCCCTTGCCATCGACGACGTCCTCAGCGTCGCCCGCCACAACCGGGCCGTGGAACTCACCCCGGACGCCCAGGGCCGAGTCCGCGAGTCGCGCCACGCCCTCGAGGAATGCCTCTCCGACGGCCAGCCTCACTACGGCATCAACACCGGCTTCGGCTCCCTCGCCCGCCAACGGATCGGTGACGCCGATCTCGCCACACTCCAGCGCAACCTCATCGTCAGCCACGCCGCTGGCATCATGGAGCCTTTCCCGGACGATGTCGTGCGCGCGACCATGCTTCTCCTCGCCGCCTCGCTCGCCAGGGGGCGATCCGGCGTCCGTGTCGAACTGGTCACACAGATCGTCGAGATGCTGAATAGGGGCGTGACGCCGATCGTGCCCAGCGTTGGTTCTGTTGGCGCGTCCGGCGATCTCGCCCCGCTCGCCCATATCGCCCAGGTCGCCCTGGGTGAAGGCCGCGCGCGCGTCGCCGGTGTTGAACTCTCCGGCGACGAGGCCCTTGCCAGAGTCGGCCTCTCCCCCATTGTTCTCGCCGCAAAAGAGGGCCTCGCCCTCATCAACGGCACGCACCTCATGGCCGCTCGTACCGCCCTGCTCCTCGCCGATCTGGACAATGTCCTCGACGCTGCCCTTATCGCCACGGCGATGTCGATCGATGCCGCGCGCGCGACAGACGCGTTTCTCGATCCGCGTCTCCACGAGGCTCGCAATCAGCAGGGCCAGCAGCGTGTCGCCAGCGTGCTCGCCGCACTTCTCAAGGGCAGCACCATCATCACGTCCCACCGCGAGAACGACACCCGCGTGCAGGATCCGTACTCGTTTCGCTGTGCGCCCCAGGTCGTCGGTGCTGCACTCGACGCGATCACCCACGCGCGCGTGATTGTGGAACGCGAACTCGGTGCTGTTACCGATAATCCGCTCGTCTTCGACAAGGACTCCATCCTCTCGGGCGGGAACTTCCACGGCATGCCGATGGCGATCCAACTCGATTGCCTCGCGATTGCCCTTGCTCATATCGCCGGGATTGCCGAGCGTCGGCTCTTCTGGATCCTCTCGGCGTTCGACAAGGACGCGGGCCTGCCCCCCTACCTCGCTCCCGCCGGTCGTGCGGGTGTGTGCTCGGGGCTGATGATCGCGCAGTACACGGCGGCGGCCTGCGTGAACGAACTTGTCGGCCTCGCGAATCCCGCCAGCGTCGCCAACATTCCCACCGGCGCTGAGATCGAGGATTACAACTCGTTTGGGCCTCGCAGCGCGGCGAAGGCCACACGTGCGTTGGATCTCGTTCGTCACGTGGTCGCGATCGAACTCATGACGGGGGCCGAGGCGATCGAGCGTCATGCCCCGCACACGACCAGCGATGCCCTTCGCCGAGCGATCGGTGTCGTTCGCACCCACGTCGATCCCTGGGCCGACGACCGATCGCCGGCACCCGACATGTCGCGTCTGGCGAGCGCTATCTCCCGGGGCGAGTTTGCCGCACTCCAACTCACGCCTTCGCCTCTCTAA